The Ursus arctos isolate Adak ecotype North America unplaced genomic scaffold, UrsArc2.0 scaffold_28, whole genome shotgun sequence genome has a window encoding:
- the CHRNA3 gene encoding neuronal acetylcholine receptor subunit alpha-3, translating to MGACPRRAGVAGLPLLVLPLLLPLPPAAVASEAEHRLFERLFEDYNEIIRPVANVSDPVIIQFEVSMSQLVKVDEVNQIMETNLWLKQIWNDYKLKWNPSDYDGAEFMRVPAQKIWKPDIVLYNNAVGDFQVDDKTKALLKYTGEVTWIPPAIFKSSCKIDVTYFPFDYQNCTMKFGSWSYDKAKIDLVLIGSSMNLKDYWESGEWAIIKAPGYKHDIKYNCCEEIYPDITYSLYIRRLPLFYTINLIIPCLLISFLTVLVFYLPSDCGEKVTLCISVLLSLTVFLLVITETIPSTSLVIPLIGEYLLFTMIFVTLSIVITVFVLNVHYRTPTTHTMPAWVRTIFLHLLPRVMFMTRPAGSEGHTQKPRPSYNAELSNLNCFSRTEPRGCKEGCPCQDGTCGQCHHHRIKISNFSANLPRSSSSESVHAVLALSTLSPEIREAIQSVKYIAENMKAQNEAKEIQDDWKYVAMVIDRIFLWVFILVCILGTAGLFLQPLLARDEA from the exons ATGGGCGCCTGCCCGCGCCGAGCCGGGGTCGCGGGGCTCCCGCTGCTGGTGCTGCctctgctgctgccgctgcctcCAG CGGCCGTGGCCTCCGAGGCTGAGCACCGTCTGTTTGAGCGGCTGTTCGAGGATTACAATGAGATCATCCGGCCCGTGGCCAACGTGTCCGACCCAGTCATCATCCAGTTTGAGGTGTCCATGTCTCAGCTGGTGAAGGTG GACGAGGTCAACCAGATCATGGAGACCAACCTGTGGCTCAAGCAA ATCTGGAATGACTACAAACTGAAGTGGAACCCGTCTGACTACGATGGGGCGGAGTTCATGCGCGTCCCTGCCCAGAAGATCTGGAAGCCTGACATCGTGCTGTACAACAA CGCTGTTGGGGACTTCCAGGTGGACGACAAGACCAAAGCTTTACTCAAGTACACGGGGGAGGTGACTTGGATCCCGCCGGCCATCTTCAAGAGCTCGTGCAAAATCGACGTGACCTACTTTCCGTTCGATTACCAGAACTGCACCATGAAGTTCGGGTCCTGGTCCTACGACAAGGCAAAAATCGACCTGGTCCTCATCGGCTCCTCCATGAACCTCAAGGACTACTGGGAGAGCGGCGAGTGGGCCATCATCAAAGCCCCCGGCTACAAGCACGACATCAAGTACAACTGCTGCGAGGAGATCTACCCCGACATCACGTACTCGCTCTACATCCGCCGCCTGCCCCTCTTCTACACCATCAACCTCATCATCCCCTGCCTGCTCATCTCCTTCCTCACCGTGCTCGTCTTCTACCTGCCGTCCGACTGCGGCGAGAAGGTGACGCTCTGCATCTCCGTGCTGCTCTCGCTCACCGTCTTCCTGCTGGTCATCACCGAGACCATCCCCTCCACCTCGCTGGTCATCCCGCTCATCGGCGAGTACCTGCTGTTCACCATGATCTTCGTCACGCTGTCCATCGTCATCACGGTCTTCGTGCTCAACGTGCACTACAGAACGCCGACCACGCACACCATGCCCGCGTGGGTCAGGACCATCTTCCTGCACCTGCTTCCCAGGGTCATGTTCATGACCAGGCCGGCCGGGAGCGAGGGCCACACCCAGAAGCCGAGGCCCTCGTACAACGCGGAGCTCTCCAACCTGAACTGCTTCAGCCGCACCGAGCCCAGAGGCTGCAAGGAAGGCTGTCCCTGCCAGGACGGGACGTGCGGCCAGTGTCACCACCACaggataaaaatttcaaatttcagcGCCAACCTCCCGAGAAGCTCCAGCTCGGAGTCCGTCCACGCCGTGCTGGCCCTCTCTACGCTGTCGCCGGAAATCAGAGAAGCCATCCAGAGCGTCAAGTATATTGCCGAAAATATGAAAGCACAAAACGAAGCCAAAGAG